From a region of the Streptomyces tirandamycinicus genome:
- a CDS encoding YhjD/YihY/BrkB family envelope integrity protein: MESSGDRNHASLGRRLIRRFRTVMGGKRGDDAGGGQELMARSMGFAAMGFLTLVPLLIVLAAADPTQAAGFARWLSRALSASEEAQPEIRQLFAPPRRALRTTTSFSLAALAVFGVTFAATVQTGYERVWELGPARRDSSYGRVLAGQVLWLCLLIGYLLVFTNTALWRQEVISSPQGTAAALVITVLFLWASQKIALGGRVGWTALLPGACATTAALLGLRLFSRLVFSPLIVANAVAYGPVGAVLVVQSWLVAVGFVVYGGALAGRILYEEARRRRSPG, encoded by the coding sequence ATGGAGTCCTCCGGAGATCGGAACCACGCGTCCCTGGGCCGGCGTCTCATCCGCCGGTTCCGCACGGTCATGGGAGGCAAGCGGGGGGACGACGCGGGTGGCGGGCAGGAACTCATGGCCCGTTCCATGGGGTTCGCCGCGATGGGCTTCCTCACCCTGGTGCCGCTGCTGATCGTGCTCGCGGCGGCCGACCCGACGCAGGCCGCCGGGTTCGCGCGCTGGCTCAGCCGGGCCCTCAGTGCTTCGGAGGAGGCCCAGCCCGAGATCCGGCAGCTGTTCGCGCCACCTCGACGCGCCCTGCGGACCACGACGAGCTTCAGCCTGGCTGCCCTCGCGGTCTTCGGGGTCACCTTCGCGGCCACGGTGCAGACCGGCTACGAGCGGGTGTGGGAGCTGGGGCCGGCACGCCGTGACAGCTCGTACGGGCGTGTCCTGGCCGGCCAGGTGCTGTGGCTGTGCCTGCTGATCGGCTATCTGCTCGTCTTCACCAACACCGCTCTGTGGCGGCAGGAGGTCATCTCCTCCCCGCAGGGGACGGCGGCCGCCCTTGTGATCACCGTGCTGTTCCTGTGGGCCTCCCAGAAGATCGCCCTCGGTGGCAGGGTGGGGTGGACGGCGCTGCTGCCGGGGGCGTGCGCGACCACCGCCGCCCTGCTCGGGCTGCGTCTCTTCTCGCGCCTCGTCTTCTCGCCCCTGATCGTGGCGAACGCCGTCGCCTACGGCCCGGTCGGAGCCGTGCTGGTCGTCCAGTCCTGGCTCGTCGCCGTGGGATTCGTCGTCTACGGGGGCGCGCTCGCAGGCAGAATCCTGTACGAGGAGGCGCGGCGGCGCCGTTCGCCGGGCTGA
- a CDS encoding nitroreductase family deazaflavin-dependent oxidoreductase yields the protein MVNQSTPRPRRPAPPSGWRRSAARLPVTLFRIGLGPLFGGRLLLLIHTGRLSGAARTVVLEVVEHTASPCSWTVASGYGPAAQWYRNLEHTPQATVQSGRRFHAVNARFLPVEEGGAIMARYAERRPRTAARLCAYLGLGTDGTPEGYHEAGGHIPFVRLECDPACHRPRGGGQPAGR from the coding sequence ATGGTGAACCAGTCCACCCCCCGACCGCGGCGCCCCGCACCACCGAGCGGCTGGCGGCGGTCGGCCGCACGCCTGCCGGTCACACTGTTCCGGATCGGCCTCGGGCCGCTCTTCGGCGGGCGGCTGCTCCTCCTCATCCACACCGGACGGCTGAGCGGTGCCGCGCGCACGGTGGTCCTCGAGGTGGTCGAGCACACGGCGTCCCCGTGCTCGTGGACCGTGGCGTCCGGATACGGGCCCGCGGCCCAGTGGTATCGCAACCTCGAGCACACCCCGCAGGCCACCGTGCAGTCGGGCAGGCGCTTCCACGCCGTGAACGCCCGGTTCCTCCCCGTGGAGGAAGGGGGCGCGATCATGGCGCGGTACGCCGAGAGGCGCCCCCGTACGGCCGCACGCCTGTGTGCCTACCTGGGGCTGGGCACCGACGGGACGCCGGAGGGGTACCACGAGGCGGGGGGACACATCCCCTTCGTCCGGCTGGAGTGCGACCCCGCGTGCCATCGCCCCCGCGGCGGCGGCCAGCCGGCCGGCCGGTGA
- the hypE gene encoding hydrogenase expression/formation protein HypE produces the protein MSETTEAPDVLAWTCPLPLRDQPRVVMGHGGGGALSAELVRDVFAPAYGGPALSAMNDSATIELGGARLAFSTDSFVVRPLFFPGGSIGHLAVNGTVNDLAMSGARPAYLSCGFILEEGVETEVVRRVAEALGEAARAAGVEVATGDTKVVEAGHGDGVFINTSGIGLVPPGVDLRPQRVVPGDVVIVSGPIGVHGVAVMSVREGLEFGVEIESDCAALAGLVEAMLAVTEDLHVLRDPTRGGLAAALNEIAAAAGTGVVVQERAVPVPAPVANACAVLGLDPMYVANEGKLVAFVPREHADAVLAAMRAHPLGREAAVIGEAVADHPGMVVARTGLGGTRVVDLPLGEQLPRIC, from the coding sequence TTGTCTGAGACCACCGAAGCCCCGGACGTCCTCGCCTGGACGTGCCCGCTCCCGCTGCGCGACCAGCCCCGGGTGGTGATGGGCCACGGCGGGGGCGGTGCCCTCTCCGCGGAACTGGTCCGCGACGTCTTCGCGCCCGCCTACGGCGGACCCGCGCTGTCCGCCATGAACGACTCCGCGACGATCGAACTCGGCGGCGCCCGGCTGGCGTTCTCGACCGACTCCTTCGTGGTGCGCCCGCTGTTCTTCCCCGGCGGGAGCATCGGGCACCTCGCCGTCAACGGCACCGTCAACGACCTCGCCATGAGCGGAGCCCGCCCCGCGTACCTCTCCTGCGGGTTCATCCTCGAGGAGGGCGTCGAGACCGAGGTGGTCCGGCGGGTGGCCGAAGCACTCGGCGAGGCGGCCCGCGCGGCGGGCGTGGAGGTGGCGACCGGCGACACCAAGGTCGTCGAGGCGGGCCACGGCGACGGTGTCTTCATCAACACCTCCGGCATCGGGCTGGTCCCGCCCGGGGTCGACCTGCGGCCGCAGCGCGTCGTGCCCGGTGACGTGGTGATCGTCAGCGGTCCGATCGGCGTCCACGGCGTGGCCGTCATGAGCGTGCGTGAGGGACTGGAGTTCGGGGTCGAGATCGAGAGTGACTGCGCCGCCCTCGCCGGCCTGGTCGAGGCGATGCTCGCGGTCACGGAGGACCTGCACGTCCTGCGCGACCCGACGCGCGGCGGACTGGCGGCCGCGCTCAACGAGATCGCCGCGGCCGCGGGCACGGGAGTCGTGGTCCAGGAGCGGGCCGTTCCGGTCCCGGCCCCGGTGGCGAACGCCTGCGCCGTGCTGGGGCTGGACCCGATGTACGTCGCCAACGAGGGCAAACTCGTCGCCTTCGTCCCCCGGGAGCACGCCGACGCCGTACTGGCGGCGATGCGCGCCCACCCGCTCGGCAGGGAGGCGGCGGTGATCGGCGAGGCGGTGGCGGACCACCCCGGGATGGTGGTCGCCCGCACCGGGCTCGGAGGCACCCGCGTCGTGGACCTGCCGCTCGGCGAGCAACTGCCCCGCATCTGCTGA
- a CDS encoding PucR family transcriptional regulator, whose product MSMGEEPRGSRSAGRPDTAPPGPGRDGDALERHHRLLAETALSGGRLSDASLQGLRELGAAAADRGTTLHAVLDEYFTGARRVWAGLQRPRDDDRPAVLRDMAQAFLRASGESAVALSEGYETAHRAAIRREEASRREFVDDLLEGRTPLGRLAERAERFGLRLVGPHTVSVGRARERFEAGDATTRYVEDALTTRFGVEQVLITTKDGLLVCVASGTGTEVPEFFAGQAASAVTGPCRVAVSRPRTGPSGIVRSYQEAGRALDVAHRLGFTASVVRASDVLVFQVLERDRAAITDLVTTVLGGLEQARGGPHTLLETLAAYFATGCSNTTTARRLGLGVRTVGYRIARIHQLTGYDPTDPDQRYVLQTAVLGARLLGWPATPLQSAD is encoded by the coding sequence ATGTCGATGGGCGAAGAGCCCCGAGGCTCACGCTCCGCGGGGCGTCCCGACACCGCCCCGCCGGGGCCGGGCCGGGACGGGGACGCGCTGGAGCGGCATCACCGGCTCCTCGCCGAGACGGCCCTGAGCGGGGGGCGGCTGTCCGACGCGTCCCTGCAGGGCCTGCGGGAGCTGGGAGCCGCCGCGGCCGACCGGGGCACCACCCTCCATGCCGTGCTCGACGAGTACTTCACCGGTGCCCGCCGGGTCTGGGCCGGTCTGCAGCGTCCCCGGGACGACGACCGCCCCGCCGTGCTCCGTGACATGGCACAGGCGTTCCTGCGGGCGAGCGGCGAGTCGGCCGTGGCACTGAGCGAGGGCTACGAAACCGCCCACCGGGCGGCGATCCGGCGGGAGGAGGCGAGCCGGCGCGAGTTCGTCGACGACCTTCTCGAGGGGCGCACACCGCTCGGCCGGCTGGCGGAGCGGGCCGAGCGCTTCGGCCTTCGGCTCGTGGGGCCCCACACCGTCAGCGTCGGGCGTGCGCGGGAGCGCTTCGAAGCGGGCGACGCCACGACCCGGTACGTGGAGGACGCGCTCACCACCCGGTTCGGGGTGGAGCAGGTACTGATCACCACCAAGGACGGTCTGCTCGTCTGCGTCGCCTCGGGGACGGGGACCGAGGTTCCCGAGTTCTTCGCCGGGCAGGCCGCGAGTGCGGTTACCGGGCCCTGCCGGGTCGCCGTGAGCAGGCCCAGAACGGGTCCCAGCGGGATCGTCCGCTCGTACCAGGAGGCCGGCAGGGCACTCGACGTGGCCCATCGGCTGGGCTTCACCGCCTCCGTGGTGCGGGCCTCGGACGTCCTGGTCTTCCAGGTGCTGGAGCGGGATCGCGCAGCGATCACGGATCTGGTGACCACGGTTCTCGGTGGCCTCGAACAGGCCCGCGGAGGCCCGCACACACTGCTGGAGACGCTCGCCGCGTACTTCGCCACCGGCTGCAGCAACACCACCACGGCCCGGCGCCTGGGGCTGGGGGTCCGTACCGTCGGCTACCGGATCGCCCGCATACACCAGCTCACCGGCTACGACCCGACCGATCCCGACCAGCGGTACGTCCTGCAGACGGCGGTACTGGGAGCCCGCCTGCTGGGCTGGCCGGCGACCCCGCTGCAGTCCGCCGACTGA
- a CDS encoding PP2C family protein-serine/threonine phosphatase, with amino-acid sequence MPEATPRRSAVLSVLPYAVMAVVTVVDVTAGPAVGFLPLVSLGPAFAGLVGGWRRTALIGGLAMLLCLTLGLYDGLFDSRRGWTALASVAGVTVAGLVAAVMRQRREAELASVRSIAEVAQRVLLRPVPRSAGPLRVAVSYTSALAEARIGGDLYEVVASPTGVRVIVGDVQGKGLDAVETAALVLGAFREAAHDEPDLAGVGARLERVADRELQGEKFVTAVLAEVGNDGMVTLLNYGHPAPMVLRPDGRVGFAEPPLAALPLGLGLHGAKGPEPYRADFAPGDQILLYTDGVSEARDPADRFYPLGERGDLLKDPDPESALLALRGDLVRHAEGPLHDDAAMLLLRYHAADVIGGTAPRAPGAAGRPTAEGRKGL; translated from the coding sequence ATGCCCGAAGCGACTCCGCGGCGCTCCGCCGTGCTGTCCGTCCTCCCGTACGCCGTCATGGCCGTCGTCACCGTCGTCGACGTGACGGCGGGCCCGGCCGTGGGGTTCCTCCCGCTCGTCTCCCTGGGGCCCGCCTTCGCCGGGCTCGTCGGAGGCTGGCGCCGCACGGCCCTCATCGGCGGACTCGCGATGCTGCTGTGCCTCACGCTCGGCCTGTACGACGGTCTGTTCGACAGCCGGAGGGGCTGGACTGCGCTGGCGTCCGTGGCGGGAGTGACCGTGGCCGGGCTGGTCGCCGCGGTGATGAGGCAGCGGCGGGAAGCCGAACTGGCCAGTGTCAGGTCGATCGCCGAGGTCGCCCAGCGGGTGCTGCTGAGGCCGGTTCCGCGCAGCGCCGGGCCGCTGCGGGTGGCGGTCTCCTACACCTCCGCGCTGGCCGAGGCGCGCATCGGCGGCGATCTGTACGAGGTGGTGGCCTCGCCCACCGGCGTGCGGGTGATCGTGGGGGACGTCCAGGGCAAGGGGCTGGACGCGGTCGAGACCGCCGCCCTCGTGCTCGGTGCGTTCCGCGAGGCCGCGCACGACGAGCCGGACCTGGCCGGTGTCGGCGCCAGACTCGAGCGGGTGGCCGACCGGGAACTGCAGGGCGAGAAGTTCGTGACGGCCGTTCTGGCGGAGGTCGGGAACGACGGGATGGTGACGCTGCTCAACTACGGTCACCCCGCACCCATGGTCCTGCGGCCCGACGGCCGGGTCGGCTTCGCCGAACCACCCCTGGCCGCGCTGCCGCTCGGGCTCGGCCTCCACGGGGCGAAGGGCCCCGAGCCGTACCGGGCGGACTTCGCGCCCGGCGACCAGATCCTCCTGTACACGGACGGCGTCTCCGAGGCCCGCGACCCGGCGGACCGCTTCTACCCCCTGGGCGAGCGCGGCGATCTGCTCAAGGACCCCGATCCCGAGTCCGCCCTGCTGGCGCTGCGCGGCGACCTGGTCCGGCACGCCGAAGGGCCGCTCCACGACGACGCGGCCATGCTGCTGCTCCGCTATCACGCGGCGGATGTGATCGGCGGCACGGCCCCCCGGGCACCGGGCGCGGCCGGCAGGCCGACCGCAGAGGGTAGAAAAGGGCTATGA
- a CDS encoding MarR family winged helix-turn-helix transcriptional regulator, which yields MTEQGQQHVDDVDAVTRAVLTASRLLVAVSARSLAAVEDRVTLPQFRLLVVLSMHGPAKLVVLAERLGVNPSTAMRMIDRLITAGLADRQTNPENRRETVLRLTPEGRALVGDVTDRRRREIATIVERMAGEQRAALIGALTAFNEAGGEPNAPAADSATYPLGWADR from the coding sequence ATGACCGAACAAGGGCAACAGCACGTCGACGACGTCGACGCCGTGACGCGCGCGGTGCTCACGGCGTCCAGGCTGCTGGTCGCCGTCTCCGCCCGTTCCCTGGCGGCTGTCGAGGACCGGGTGACGCTGCCGCAGTTCCGGCTCCTGGTGGTGCTCTCCATGCACGGACCGGCCAAACTCGTCGTACTCGCCGAGCGCCTCGGTGTGAACCCTTCCACGGCGATGCGCATGATCGACCGCCTGATCACGGCCGGTCTGGCGGACCGGCAGACGAACCCGGAGAACCGCCGGGAGACGGTGCTGCGACTCACGCCCGAAGGCCGCGCCCTCGTCGGGGACGTCACCGACCGGCGCCGTCGGGAGATCGCGACGATCGTGGAGAGGATGGCGGGCGAACAGCGCGCCGCCCTGATCGGCGCGCTCACCGCCTTCAACGAGGCCGGGGGCGAGCCGAACGCGCCGGCTGCGGACAGCGCGACGTACCCCTTGGGCTGGGCCGACCGCTAA
- the hypF gene encoding carbamoyltransferase HypF, with product MTTSAPGPAASRPGLVAPAPVQRRRVTVRGVVQGVGFRPFLHHLATGLELTGHVTNTGDGVVAEVEGAPLAVARFCARIAEDAPPLAIVESVHDQEVAVTGGSGFLIVASDQDGPVRTLVSPDTATCDDCLRELADPADRRHRHPFITCTHCGPRFTIVTGLPYDREHTTMADFAMCPDCAREYTDPGDRRFHAQPVACPSCGPRLRMIVAPAAPGLRPRHVVAPDPNDRSLGGPVVADPVREARELLSDGAILAVKGLGGYHLACDAGNRGAVALLRRRKSRGDKPFALMARDIGDIEHLVHLGAEERELLTGPVRPIVLMRRRLPPADAPPGVPRPVEGVAPGSPDLGVMLPYTPLHQLLLGLPGEEHTGPRLLVMTSGNVAGEPIVTDDGDALDRLADLADAWLLHDRPIHVPCDDSVVRVCDGELLTLRRSRGHAPLPVTLPVPVRPALAVGGDLKNTFCLGRDRKAWLSAHIGDMDDLATQHAFACAEEQLEAITGVRPELLAADRHPGYRSARWAGHVAGGRPVVHVQHHHAHIASAMAEHGLDGSRPVIGVAFDGTGYGDDGAVWGGEFLLAGYDGFHRFAHLGYVPLPGGDAAVRRPYRMALAHLRAAGIGWSGDLPCTAACPEQELPLLRRQLERGLNCVPTSSMGRLFDAVSSLAGVCHIAGYEAQAAIELEAAAVLADGAYGEPYAFALRPAGGGPAAAMTADPAPVLAAVAGDVRAGTPAPVIAGRFHAAVAVLVRRVCALARERHGLRTVALTGGVFANAVLSSACAAGLREDGFTVLRHHRIPPNDGGLALGQLVVAARAAQDAG from the coding sequence GTGACCACCTCCGCGCCGGGCCCGGCCGCGTCCCGGCCCGGGCTCGTCGCCCCCGCGCCGGTCCAGCGGCGCCGGGTCACCGTGCGGGGAGTCGTACAGGGGGTCGGATTCCGCCCCTTCCTCCATCACCTCGCCACCGGGCTGGAGCTGACCGGCCATGTGACCAACACCGGCGACGGCGTGGTCGCCGAGGTCGAGGGCGCCCCGCTCGCGGTGGCCCGCTTCTGCGCCCGGATCGCCGAGGACGCCCCGCCGCTCGCGATCGTCGAGTCCGTCCACGACCAGGAGGTCGCCGTCACCGGCGGCAGCGGATTCCTCATCGTCGCCTCGGACCAGGACGGGCCCGTCCGCACCCTGGTGTCCCCGGACACCGCGACCTGCGACGACTGCCTGCGGGAGCTCGCCGACCCGGCCGACCGCCGCCACCGGCACCCCTTCATCACCTGTACGCACTGCGGTCCGCGCTTCACCATCGTCACCGGCCTGCCCTACGACCGCGAACACACGACGATGGCCGACTTCGCCATGTGCCCCGACTGCGCCCGGGAGTACACCGATCCGGGCGACCGGCGCTTCCACGCCCAGCCCGTGGCCTGCCCCTCCTGCGGACCGCGGCTGCGGATGATCGTGGCGCCCGCCGCCCCCGGGCTGCGCCCCCGGCACGTGGTCGCGCCGGACCCCAACGACCGCAGTCTCGGCGGGCCGGTCGTCGCCGACCCGGTCCGGGAGGCCCGCGAACTGCTGTCCGACGGGGCGATCCTCGCCGTGAAGGGCCTCGGCGGCTACCACCTCGCCTGCGACGCCGGCAACAGGGGCGCCGTGGCGCTGCTGCGCCGCCGCAAGTCCCGCGGCGACAAGCCGTTCGCGCTGATGGCCAGGGACATCGGGGACATCGAGCACCTGGTCCACCTCGGCGCCGAGGAGCGGGAACTGCTCACCGGACCCGTGCGGCCGATCGTCCTGATGCGCCGCCGCCTACCGCCCGCGGACGCCCCGCCCGGAGTCCCGCGGCCGGTGGAGGGGGTGGCGCCCGGCAGCCCCGACCTCGGAGTGATGCTTCCCTACACCCCGCTGCACCAGCTGCTGCTGGGGCTTCCCGGCGAGGAGCACACCGGCCCCCGGCTCCTCGTCATGACCAGCGGCAATGTGGCCGGAGAGCCGATCGTCACCGACGACGGGGACGCACTGGACCGGCTGGCGGACCTGGCCGACGCGTGGCTGCTGCACGACCGCCCCATCCACGTCCCCTGCGACGACTCGGTGGTGCGGGTCTGCGACGGGGAGCTCCTGACCCTCCGCCGCTCCCGGGGACACGCGCCGCTGCCGGTCACCCTGCCGGTGCCGGTCCGGCCCGCCCTCGCGGTCGGCGGGGACCTCAAGAACACCTTCTGCCTGGGCCGCGACCGCAAGGCGTGGCTGTCGGCGCACATCGGCGACATGGACGACCTCGCCACCCAGCACGCCTTCGCCTGCGCGGAGGAGCAGCTGGAGGCGATCACGGGAGTGCGGCCCGAGCTGCTCGCCGCCGACCGGCACCCCGGCTACCGCTCCGCCCGCTGGGCCGGCCACGTGGCCGGCGGCCGGCCCGTCGTGCACGTCCAGCACCACCACGCGCACATCGCCTCCGCCATGGCCGAACACGGCCTCGACGGCAGCCGCCCGGTGATCGGCGTCGCCTTCGACGGCACCGGCTACGGGGACGACGGCGCCGTGTGGGGCGGCGAGTTCCTGCTCGCCGGCTACGACGGCTTCCACCGCTTCGCGCACCTCGGATACGTCCCCCTGCCCGGCGGTGACGCGGCCGTGCGGCGCCCCTACCGCATGGCGCTCGCCCATCTGCGCGCGGCCGGGATCGGCTGGAGCGGCGACCTGCCCTGCACCGCGGCCTGCCCCGAGCAGGAACTGCCGCTGCTGCGAAGGCAGTTGGAGCGCGGTCTCAACTGCGTCCCCACCTCCAGCATGGGCCGGCTCTTCGACGCGGTCTCCTCCCTCGCGGGCGTGTGCCACATCGCGGGGTACGAGGCGCAGGCCGCGATCGAACTCGAAGCGGCCGCCGTCCTGGCGGACGGCGCGTACGGGGAGCCGTACGCCTTCGCACTGCGTCCGGCGGGCGGCGGTCCCGCCGCCGCGATGACCGCCGACCCCGCCCCCGTCCTGGCCGCGGTCGCCGGCGACGTGCGGGCGGGCACCCCGGCGCCCGTGATCGCGGGGCGCTTCCACGCCGCGGTGGCCGTGCTCGTCCGCAGGGTCTGCGCCCTGGCACGGGAGCGGCACGGGCTGCGGACCGTCGCGCTGACCGGGGGAGTGTTCGCCAACGCGGTGCTCTCCTCGGCGTGCGCCGCGGGCCTGCGGGAGGACGGCTTCACCGTACTGCGCCACCACCGGATCCCGCCCAACGACGGGGGACTGGCGCTCGGCCAGCTCGTCGTGGCCGCCCGGGCGGCGCAAGACGCCGGATGA
- a CDS encoding DUF4142 domain-containing protein, which produces MRSNRSAAASTAPRTIGVVLAVVAVIATVLIATRGGDEEASASQTPAGTAAQNGYGQGTQGSGSEGYGHSSGVGHGTEAEGGAAQDRQAERSEPQPVTEVDKTFLVAVRQAGLWEIPAGRLAQTNASSEAVKRAGLHLMDGHSKLDQLVREDAEILGVPIPDQATPEQQGWVKQMENARGAEFDRIFANLLRASHGKIFATIGEVRAATQNDLIRRHARQANQTVLDHLEVLEDTGLVDGETFADVEKAVTPK; this is translated from the coding sequence ATGCGTTCCAACCGAAGCGCAGCCGCATCCACCGCCCCGAGGACGATCGGGGTGGTCCTGGCCGTCGTCGCGGTCATCGCCACCGTCCTGATCGCCACAAGGGGAGGCGACGAAGAGGCCTCCGCCTCGCAGACACCCGCCGGGACCGCCGCGCAGAACGGCTACGGCCAGGGCACCCAGGGTTCCGGGTCCGAGGGCTACGGGCACTCCTCCGGCGTCGGGCACGGCACCGAGGCGGAGGGCGGCGCGGCCCAGGACCGCCAGGCGGAGCGGTCCGAGCCCCAGCCGGTGACCGAGGTGGACAAGACGTTCCTGGTCGCGGTCCGGCAGGCGGGCCTGTGGGAGATCCCCGCCGGCCGGCTCGCGCAGACGAACGCGTCCAGCGAGGCGGTCAAGCGCGCCGGGCTGCACCTCATGGACGGGCACAGCAAGCTCGACCAGCTGGTCCGCGAGGACGCCGAGATCCTCGGCGTCCCGATCCCCGACCAGGCCACGCCGGAGCAGCAGGGCTGGGTCAAGCAGATGGAGAACGCCCGGGGAGCCGAGTTCGACCGCATCTTCGCGAATCTGCTGCGCGCGTCCCACGGGAAGATCTTCGCCACCATCGGCGAGGTCAGGGCCGCCACGCAGAACGACCTGATCCGCCGCCACGCCCGGCAGGCCAACCAGACGGTGCTGGACCACCTGGAGGTCCTGGAGGACACCGGCCTGGTCGACGGCGAGACCTTCGCCGACGTGGAGAAGGCCGTCACCCCGAAGTAG
- the hypD gene encoding hydrogenase formation protein HypD — protein MKYIEEFQDPALAERLLGEIRAAVTRPWALMEVCGGQTHTIIRHGIDQLLPDEVELIHGPGCPVCVTPLEVIDKALEIASRPGVIFCSFGDMLRVPGTGRDLFQVRGEGGDVRVVYSPLDALRIARQNPGRQVVFFGIGFETTAPPNAMTVYQARRLGIPNFSLLVSHVRVPPAIEAIMRSPKCRVQGFLAAGHVCSVMGTGEYPELSERHRVPIVVTGFEPLDILEGVRRTVLQLERGEHSVENAYPRAVRPEGNPAARAMLDDVFEVTDRAWRGIGVIPDSGWRLSPRYREYDAEHRFQVTGIDTREPAACRSGEVLQGLLKPHECEAFGTVCTPRSPLGATMVSSEGACAAYYLYRRLDLPSAASRPLEGSPVV, from the coding sequence GTGAAGTACATCGAGGAGTTCCAGGACCCCGCGCTGGCCGAGCGGCTGCTCGGCGAGATCCGGGCCGCCGTGACCCGGCCGTGGGCGCTGATGGAGGTGTGCGGGGGGCAGACCCACACCATCATCCGGCACGGCATCGACCAGCTCCTGCCGGACGAGGTCGAACTGATCCACGGCCCCGGCTGCCCCGTCTGCGTCACCCCGCTGGAGGTCATCGACAAGGCCCTGGAGATCGCCTCCCGCCCCGGAGTGATCTTCTGCTCCTTCGGCGACATGCTCCGGGTGCCGGGGACCGGCCGCGACCTGTTCCAGGTGCGCGGCGAGGGCGGTGACGTACGGGTGGTGTACTCGCCGCTCGACGCGTTGCGCATCGCCCGGCAGAACCCCGGCCGCCAGGTGGTGTTCTTCGGCATCGGCTTCGAGACCACCGCGCCGCCCAACGCCATGACGGTCTATCAGGCCCGCAGGCTCGGCATCCCGAACTTCAGCCTGCTGGTGTCCCATGTGCGGGTGCCTCCCGCCATCGAGGCGATCATGCGGTCCCCGAAGTGCCGGGTGCAGGGCTTCCTCGCCGCCGGGCACGTGTGCAGTGTGATGGGCACCGGCGAGTACCCCGAACTCTCCGAGCGGCACCGGGTCCCCATCGTGGTCACCGGTTTCGAGCCGCTTGACATCCTCGAGGGCGTGCGCCGCACCGTGCTGCAACTGGAGCGCGGCGAGCACAGCGTGGAGAACGCCTACCCCCGAGCCGTCCGGCCGGAGGGGAACCCGGCGGCCCGGGCGATGCTGGACGACGTGTTCGAGGTCACCGACCGCGCCTGGCGCGGTATCGGTGTCATCCCCGACAGCGGCTGGCGGCTCTCGCCCCGGTACCGGGAGTACGACGCCGAGCACCGCTTCCAGGTCACCGGCATCGACACCCGCGAACCGGCGGCCTGCCGCAGCGGAGAGGTGCTGCAGGGCCTGCTGAAGCCCCATGAGTGCGAGGCGTTCGGCACCGTCTGCACCCCGCGCTCGCCGCTCGGGGCCACGATGGTCTCCAGCGAGGGCGCCTGCGCGGCCTACTACCTCTACCGGCGGCTGGACCTGCCGTCCGCCGCGTCGCGTCCCCTGGAGGGCAGCCCCGTTGTCTGA
- a CDS encoding HypC/HybG/HupF family hydrogenase formation chaperone, with protein sequence MCLAVPGRVLDIEDRDGTRMATVDFGGVVKEVCLEYLPDLRVGEYAVVHVGFALQRLDEESARRTLELFENLGLLQEEFGDPDEPDGPEGFGRSREEARR encoded by the coding sequence ATGTGCCTGGCGGTACCCGGCAGGGTGCTGGACATCGAGGACCGGGACGGCACCCGGATGGCCACCGTCGACTTCGGCGGGGTGGTCAAGGAGGTGTGCCTGGAGTACCTGCCCGATCTGCGGGTCGGCGAGTACGCCGTCGTCCACGTGGGATTCGCACTGCAGCGGCTGGACGAGGAATCGGCCCGGCGGACCCTGGAGCTGTTCGAGAACCTCGGGCTGCTCCAGGAGGAGTTCGGCGACCCGGACGAGCCGGACGGACCCGAAGGGTTCGGCCGCTCGCGCGAGGAGGCCCGGCGGTGA